One Hyphomicrobium album genomic window carries:
- a CDS encoding COG4280 domain-containing protein, with product MDGLVNVLPAVAAAFLATLVEAVEALTIILAIGIVRGWRPAIGGAVAALVVLVALVATLGPLLKLLPEHLLQLTIGILLVLFGGNWLRKAVLRAAGRKPLHDEDEAFAAETAQLRDEDRRRQTRLQWLAAVASFKAVLLEGVEVVFIVLALSTRPELLVPVSAGAIAATLLVVGAGYVVHRPLARVPENTLKFAVGVMLLAFGVFWIGEGLGLVWPGDDLAIIGLGVVILGLALAAVAILRRPAPVAR from the coding sequence ATGGACGGTCTTGTGAACGTGCTGCCGGCGGTTGCGGCTGCCTTCCTCGCCACGCTGGTCGAGGCGGTCGAGGCGCTGACGATCATCCTCGCCATCGGCATCGTGCGCGGCTGGCGCCCGGCGATCGGCGGCGCGGTGGCGGCGCTCGTGGTGCTCGTCGCACTGGTGGCGACACTCGGGCCGCTGCTCAAGCTCCTCCCCGAACATCTCCTGCAACTCACCATCGGCATCCTGCTCGTCCTCTTCGGCGGCAACTGGCTGCGCAAGGCGGTACTGCGCGCGGCGGGGCGCAAGCCGTTGCACGACGAGGACGAGGCGTTCGCCGCCGAGACCGCGCAGCTGCGCGACGAGGACCGGCGGCGGCAAACGCGCCTGCAATGGCTCGCGGCGGTGGCGAGCTTCAAGGCGGTGTTGCTGGAGGGCGTCGAGGTCGTGTTCATCGTGCTGGCGCTGAGCACGCGGCCAGAGCTGCTCGTGCCGGTGAGCGCCGGCGCCATTGCGGCGACGCTGCTGGTCGTGGGCGCGGGCTATGTCGTGCACCGGCCGTTGGCGCGCGTACCTGAGAACACGCTGAAGTTCGCGGTGGGCGTGATGCTCTTGGCGTTCGGCGTCTTCTGGATCGGAGAGGGCTTGGGGCTCGTCTGGCCGGGCGACGACCTGGCGATCATCGGTCTCGGCGTCGTCATCCTGGGGCTCGCGCTCGCCGCCGTCGCCATCCTCCGCAGGCCGGCGCCCGTAGCGCGCTAG